One genomic window of Ignavibacteriota bacterium includes the following:
- a CDS encoding threonylcarbamoyl-AMP synthase — protein sequence MADRYVLHPDNPQQRLMTEIVDRLRRGAVMLYPTDTVYAIGCDIKNKEGHERIRKIRRLSDDKPLTFVTSSLSDIAEYAHISDTSYQVLRHLVPGPYTFLLPASKLVPKLVQNPRRKTSGIRVPDHIICQVLIKQLDNPLISMSARLPDVEDAPDIEDLFEQFDSFVDIIIDDEGVYRSPYTGEISTMIDLTDDVPSIVRRGLGLELAEKYI from the coding sequence ATGGCCGACCGATACGTACTGCACCCCGACAATCCCCAGCAACGGCTGATGACGGAAATCGTCGACCGTCTGCGCCGCGGCGCGGTGATGCTGTATCCCACCGACACCGTGTACGCGATAGGTTGCGACATCAAGAACAAGGAAGGCCACGAGCGCATCCGGAAGATCCGGCGGCTGTCGGACGACAAGCCGCTGACATTCGTGACCTCCTCCCTCTCCGACATCGCCGAGTACGCGCACATTTCCGACACATCGTATCAGGTGCTGCGGCATCTCGTGCCGGGTCCGTACACCTTCCTTCTGCCCGCATCAAAACTTGTTCCCAAACTCGTGCAGAATCCGCGCAGGAAGACCTCCGGCATCCGCGTGCCCGATCACATCATCTGCCAGGTGCTGATCAAGCAGCTCGACAATCCCTTGATCTCGATGTCGGCACGTCTGCCCGACGTCGAAGACGCGCCCGACATCGAGGACCTCTTCGAGCAGTTCGACAGTTTCGTCGACATCATCATCGACGACGAGGGCGTGTACCGTTCGCCCTACACGGGCGAGATCTCGACGATGATCGATCTCACCGACGACGTCCCGTCGATCGTCCGCCGCGGGCTCGGCCTCGAGCTGGCCGAAAAGTACATCTAG
- a CDS encoding acetyl-CoA carboxylase carboxyltransferase subunit beta, whose protein sequence is MAWFKRDKSSITPAPAKREAPDGSWLKCESCGEMMHVKQLQTAMYTCIHCEASFRVGSTEYLSILLDKGSFTEQDRKMRATDPLKFTDTKRYTDRIKATIDKTDLYDAMRAGTGKIEGITVSVAAMDFGFIGGSMGSVVGEKIARAIDRALRLRCPLILISMSGGARMMEGAFSLMQMAKSSAKLSQLHAAQLPYISIMLDPTTGGVTASFAMLGDINIAEPKALIGFAGPRVIRQTIGRDLPEGFQRAEFLLEKGFLDLVVPRKDMRKTIARLLRHMV, encoded by the coding sequence ATGGCCTGGTTTAAACGAGATAAAAGCAGCATCACTCCGGCCCCCGCGAAGCGGGAGGCACCTGACGGCTCGTGGCTGAAATGCGAGAGCTGCGGCGAGATGATGCACGTCAAACAGTTGCAGACGGCGATGTACACCTGCATCCATTGCGAGGCGTCGTTCCGCGTCGGCAGCACGGAGTACCTCTCGATCCTCCTCGACAAGGGTTCGTTCACGGAACAGGACCGCAAGATGCGGGCCACCGATCCGCTCAAGTTCACCGACACCAAGCGGTACACCGACCGCATCAAGGCGACGATCGACAAGACCGACCTATATGACGCAATGCGGGCCGGAACCGGCAAGATCGAGGGCATCACCGTCTCGGTCGCGGCGATGGATTTTGGTTTCATCGGCGGGAGCATGGGTTCCGTCGTGGGCGAAAAAATCGCGCGTGCCATCGACCGCGCACTGCGCCTGCGCTGCCCGCTCATACTGATTTCAATGAGCGGCGGTGCGCGCATGATGGAGGGCGCCTTCTCACTGATGCAGATGGCGAAATCGAGCGCAAAACTGTCGCAGCTCCACGCGGCGCAGCTCCCGTACATCTCGATCATGCTCGACCCGACCACGGGCGGCGTGACGGCGAGTTTTGCAATGCTGGGCGACATCAACATCGCCGAACCGAAGGCCCTGATCGGATTCGCCGGTCCGCGCGTCATTCGACAGACCATCGGCCGCGATCTGCCCGAGGGTTTTCAGCGAGCCGAGTTCCTTCTCGAGAAAGGTTTCCTCGACCTGGTGGTACCGCGCAAGGATATGCGGAAAACGATCGCGCGGCTGCTCCGCCACATGGTCTAG
- a CDS encoding pantoate--beta-alanine ligase: MKTITAIRDMQRTTDALRRDGRRIAFVPTMGYLHEGHLQLIRRARAEADFTAVSIFVNPSQFGPKEDFSRYPRDLARDSALAEQAGCDLLFVPETDEMYPPGFSTRVSIAGLASVLEGASRPGHFDGVATVVAKLLNIVRPHVAVFGQKDAQQVAVIRAMLQELNFDTALIVEPTVREADGLAMSSRNVYLSPEERQRALALSRALESASALYAGGERRASALAGAVRSELASTPGVDVDYVAVMDAETFTDPEADCMRPLLVAIAAKVGSTRLIDNTLLQEIPRP; the protein is encoded by the coding sequence ATGAAAACCATCACCGCCATACGCGACATGCAGCGCACGACGGACGCGCTGCGCCGCGACGGAAGGCGGATCGCTTTTGTCCCGACGATGGGCTACCTGCACGAAGGGCATCTGCAGCTCATCCGCCGCGCACGCGCCGAGGCGGATTTCACCGCCGTGTCCATATTCGTGAATCCCTCGCAGTTCGGTCCGAAGGAGGATTTTTCGCGCTATCCGCGCGATCTCGCGCGTGATTCGGCGCTTGCGGAACAGGCGGGATGTGATTTGTTGTTTGTACCGGAGACGGACGAGATGTATCCGCCGGGATTTTCGACCCGGGTCAGCATCGCCGGACTCGCGTCGGTGCTCGAGGGCGCGTCGCGTCCGGGCCACTTCGACGGCGTCGCGACCGTCGTCGCAAAACTGCTGAATATCGTGCGGCCGCACGTGGCCGTCTTCGGTCAGAAGGATGCACAGCAGGTAGCCGTCATACGCGCCATGCTCCAGGAACTGAACTTCGATACCGCCCTCATTGTAGAGCCCACCGTCCGCGAGGCCGACGGTCTGGCGATGAGTTCGCGCAACGTGTACCTCTCGCCCGAGGAGCGACAGCGCGCGCTGGCGCTGTCGCGCGCGCTCGAATCCGCGTCGGCCCTGTACGCGGGCGGTGAACGGCGCGCATCGGCACTCGCGGGCGCGGTGCGGTCGGAACTCGCGTCGACCCCGGGAGTGGATGTCGACTACGTGGCGGTAATGGACGCTGAAACATTCACCGACCCCGAGGCGGACTGTATGCGTCCCCTGCTCGTGGCAATCGCCGCGAAGGTCGGATCCACACGACTCATCGACAATACGTTATTACAGGAAATACCGCGGCCATGA
- a CDS encoding aspartate 1-decarboxylase, giving the protein MRLRMCKSKIHRARVTEAELYYEGSLTIDIELMRLANILPFEQVSVVNVNNGNRFETYAITGDPGSGTICLNGAAARLGHVGDEIIIITYAEFEEAEARGHHPTIVLVDSDNKMKDVLTAPDRPMHADFLNC; this is encoded by the coding sequence ATGAGACTCCGCATGTGCAAATCGAAAATCCACAGGGCACGCGTCACCGAAGCCGAGCTGTACTACGAGGGCAGCCTGACCATCGACATCGAGCTGATGCGCCTTGCCAACATCCTGCCCTTCGAACAGGTGTCGGTGGTGAACGTCAACAACGGGAACCGCTTCGAGACCTACGCGATCACGGGTGATCCGGGCAGCGGGACGATCTGTCTGAACGGCGCCGCGGCGCGGCTCGGGCACGTGGGCGACGAGATCATCATCATCACCTACGCCGAGTTCGAGGAAGCAGAGGCGCGCGGCCATCATCCCACCATCGTGCTGGTCGATTCCGACAACAAGATGAAGGATGTGCTGACGGCGCCCGACCGCCCGATGCACGCCGATTTCCTCAACTGCTGA
- a CDS encoding NTP transferase domain-containing protein yields the protein MSSSPLAAVIMAAGQGKRMNNPSLAKVMHPLGGRPLVDHVIGLARKNAAENIIVIVGHQRESVEEFLRAAHPDVSIAVQEQQLGTAHAVMQAGPALAQFEGDVLILSGDAPMTRPETTARMLARHRESGASVTVLTAVLPDPTGYGRVIRGDDGRILRIVEHKDASDEERAVNEINSGIYVFRKADLFDALARVDNHNAQGEYYLPDVFAMFAREGRRMEPCIVESFDEIRGVNTVEQLLEMERVYAATHGTAADGGYDNRTVHA from the coding sequence ATGTCCTCTTCTCCTCTCGCTGCCGTCATCATGGCCGCCGGCCAAGGCAAACGCATGAACAATCCCTCGCTCGCGAAGGTCATGCATCCCCTCGGCGGACGGCCGCTTGTCGACCACGTCATCGGACTCGCGCGGAAAAACGCGGCGGAAAACATCATCGTCATCGTGGGTCATCAGCGCGAGAGCGTGGAGGAGTTTCTCCGCGCGGCGCATCCCGACGTCTCGATCGCCGTGCAGGAGCAGCAGCTCGGCACGGCGCACGCGGTGATGCAGGCGGGTCCCGCGCTCGCGCAGTTCGAGGGCGACGTACTGATCCTGAGCGGCGACGCGCCCATGACGCGGCCCGAGACCACGGCACGCATGCTTGCGCGCCATCGTGAGAGCGGCGCCTCGGTGACCGTCCTCACAGCCGTGCTGCCGGATCCGACAGGATACGGCCGCGTGATCCGCGGCGACGACGGGCGGATACTGCGCATCGTCGAACACAAGGACGCAAGCGACGAGGAACGCGCGGTGAACGAAATCAACAGCGGCATCTACGTCTTCCGCAAGGCGGACCTCTTCGATGCCCTGGCGCGGGTCGACAACCACAACGCGCAGGGCGAGTATTACCTGCCCGACGTCTTTGCGATGTTCGCACGCGAGGGACGGAGGATGGAGCCGTGCATCGTCGAATCGTTCGACGAGATTCGCGGCGTCAACACCGTGGAGCAGCTCCTCGAGATGGAACGTGTGTACGCCGCCACACACGGCACCGCGGCTGACGGCGGATACGACAATCGCACAGTACACGCGTGA